A single region of the Acidobacteriota bacterium genome encodes:
- a CDS encoding CopG family antitoxin produces MAERTTKLDSAALDPEEREILRAYEEGRLRLASGSSREADRLVSAARETLRKDKRINIRLPSHDLVEIKRLAAREGVPYQTLISSILHKYATGELG; encoded by the coding sequence ATGGCCGAACGCACGACGAAGCTCGATTCAGCAGCGCTCGATCCTGAAGAGCGCGAGATCTTGAGAGCCTACGAGGAAGGCCGCCTCCGACTAGCTTCGGGCTCGTCCCGGGAAGCCGACAGGCTAGTGTCCGCGGCCCGCGAGACGCTCCGCAAGGACAAGCGAATCAACATCCGGTTGCCGAGCCACGACCTGGTCGAGATCAAGAGGTTGGCGGCTCGTGAGGGAGTTCCGTACCAGACTCTCATCTCCAGCATCCTTCACAAGTACGCCACCGGGGAGCTTGGGTAG
- a CDS encoding BrnT family toxin gives MARCLWDPAKNRRLIAERGVSFEEVATLIESGALVDVFDHPDPERSHQRIAVIEIGEYAYLVPYVETEAGDFFLKTIIPSRKATKKYLRES, from the coding sequence CCCGTTGTCTCTGGGATCCTGCGAAGAACAGACGCCTGATCGCCGAGCGCGGGGTCAGCTTCGAGGAGGTGGCGACCCTGATCGAATCGGGTGCGTTGGTTGACGTCTTCGATCATCCGGATCCGGAGCGGTCCCACCAGCGGATCGCGGTTATCGAGATCGGTGAGTACGCCTACCTAGTTCCCTACGTCGAGACGGAAGCGGGTGACTTCTTCCTCAAGACGATCATCCCGAGTCGGAAGGCGACGAAGAAGTACCTGAGGGAGAGTTGA